A window from bacterium encodes these proteins:
- a CDS encoding M48 family metallopeptidase — translation MNAYFYIILIALAGIYFLETISQLLNLNALSPELPIEFEGVYDSREYKRSQEYTRTHTKFDMIESFFDLITLLVFWFLGGFNRLDMWLRGGNYHPIINGLFYFGILMFIKFVCSLPFNIYSTFVIEEKFGFNKTTARTFIEDNVKMIVLSALIGGLILAGVLAFFELAGSLAWLYGWAAADVFIIVLQFVVPTWIMPLFNKFTPLKEGELKSAILDYAGSVKFPLKGIFTMDGSKRSAKSNAFFTGFGKNKRIVLFDTLIEKHPNKELVSILAHEIGHYKKKHIIKGMIINILQVGLFFYLLSFFISREGIFNAFFMENMSIYAGLLFFGMLYTPMSFILSVLTQVFSRSNEYEADRFAVETTNSPESFVDALKKLAVTNLANLTPHPFYVFLHFSHPPLLKRIAHIKQK, via the coding sequence ATGAACGCCTATTTTTATATTATTTTAATTGCGCTTGCCGGGATATATTTTTTGGAGACAATTTCTCAATTGTTAAACCTGAACGCCCTGTCGCCTGAACTTCCAATAGAATTTGAGGGTGTTTATGATTCTAGAGAATACAAACGCTCTCAGGAATACACCAGAACCCATACCAAATTTGATATGATTGAGTCCTTTTTTGATTTAATTACTTTACTGGTTTTTTGGTTTTTAGGCGGTTTCAACCGGCTTGATATGTGGCTTAGAGGCGGTAACTATCATCCCATAATAAACGGGCTTTTTTATTTCGGTATATTAATGTTTATTAAATTTGTTTGCTCACTGCCGTTTAATATTTATTCCACATTTGTTATTGAAGAGAAATTTGGATTTAATAAAACAACTGCCAGGACATTCATTGAGGATAATGTTAAAATGATTGTTTTATCAGCGCTGATAGGGGGGCTAATTTTAGCCGGGGTTTTGGCATTTTTTGAATTGGCAGGTTCATTAGCATGGCTGTACGGATGGGCAGCAGCAGATGTATTTATTATTGTCCTTCAATTTGTCGTGCCGACATGGATTATGCCGCTTTTTAATAAATTTACACCGCTTAAAGAAGGCGAGCTGAAATCAGCTATTTTAGATTATGCCGGTTCCGTTAAATTCCCGTTAAAAGGTATTTTCACGATGGATGGTTCTAAGCGTTCGGCAAAATCAAACGCTTTTTTTACAGGGTTTGGCAAGAATAAACGCATTGTACTGTTTGATACTTTAATAGAAAAACACCCTAATAAAGAATTAGTTTCCATTCTGGCGCATGAGATTGGCCATTATAAGAAAAAACACATTATTAAGGGAATGATAATAAATATATTACAAGTGGGGTTATTTTTTTATTTATTGTCTTTTTTCATAAGCAGGGAAGGGATATTTAACGCCTTTTTTATGGAAAACATGTCAATCTATGCCGGATTGCTTTTTTTTGGGATGTTATATACACCTATGTCATTTATTTTATCTGTGTTAACCCAGGTTTTTTCTAGGAGCAATGAATATGAGGCTGACAGGTTTGCCGTTGAAACAACCAATTCCCCGGAATCCTTTGTTGATGCATTAAAAAAATTAGCGGTTACTAATTTAGCCAACCTCACACCGCACCCATTTTATGTTTTTCTGCATTTTTCCCATCCCCCACTTCTCAAGAGGATTGCGCATATTAAGCAAAAATAA